A DNA window from Lachancea thermotolerans CBS 6340 chromosome G complete sequence contains the following coding sequences:
- a CDS encoding KLTH0G05654p (conserved hypothetical protein): MLGVECLKQWATSIWQYILSIFYQKELNIVIVGLQNSGKTSLTTVLLGRPFEQDTIPTLGMRMEQFSLGLNVVRIFDLAGQHRFHHIWKRYFERADLIIYVIDLSDLTNWQECKRTLHQVIVDTNRDGIPMLILGNKIDLINIPDISKGVNDRKNQKRSAADLSAIEQWKYMAPLLRNYEFEDIPTYQLEDSNLYVLKNVETLSKELGIDLKNGILYMPESQIYLDRDLAVFTISCKDGEYVQDVLNWVNQL; this comes from the exons ATGCTCGGGGTAGAATGCTTGAAACAATGGGCAACATCTATATGGCAATATATCCTGTCCattttttatcaaaaagag CTAAACATTGTGATTGTGGGACTTCAAAACTCCGGGAAGACGTCTTTGACAACAGTTCTACTGGGTAGGCCTTTCGAACAGGACACAATCCCAACATTAGGGATGCGTATGGAACAATTTAGTCTGGGGCTCAACGTTGTCCGTATATTCGACCTCGCAGGGCAACATCGCTTTCACCATATCTGGAAGAGgtactttgaaagagcggACCTAATAATCTACGTTATAGACTTGTCGGACTTAACTAACTGGCAAGAGTGCAAACGCACATTACATCAGGTCATTGTGGATACTAACCGCGACGGCATACCCATGTTGATCCTAGGGAATAAGATTGACCTTATAAATATACCAGATATTTCCAAAGGCGTGAATGATCGCAAGAATCAAAAAAGGAGCGCCGCGGACTTGAGCGCTATCGAGCAGTGGAAGTACATGGCCCCCCTGCTAAGGAATTACGAATTTGAAGATATTCCGACCTACCAGCTTGAAGATTCGAATCTTTACGTACTCAAGAACGTTGAGACTTTGTCTAAAGAGCTAGGGATTGATCTAAAGAACGGCATTCTTTACATGCCCGAATCTCAAATTTATCTCGATAGGGATCTGGCCGTTTTTACCATAAGTTGCAAAGACGGGGAGTACGTTCAGGATGTACTGAATTGGGTTAACCAGCTTTGA
- the JIP4 gene encoding Jip4p (some similarities with uniprot|Q99248 Saccharomyces cerevisiae YOR019W), whose amino-acid sequence MTDFDEKNSKPSDAGGSRKNKSSGKSEGIEARDNLKVPNKDSGASLFLSSVSFDTVPLLAGVACEESHEPCCNDHSLDYTEDEFYDNESTVDFAHHYDGGDRLVVPFTRFSGSQLRGQSNASISMINSTVDGLDGIYVGKDGKITRTDYPTRPTIVNDAIVINRAHKDWPALWSTRRQQIEQRVHSPAAHFVFPEILFPSEKPTALSASDGYTPLSKEEKRKALVISKKVGFPNSPRTLLCHISGRKHTWTPLDWLLKKFSHDVDHLVIIANIPKMSNHRSRSRSRSRSAAPRSESADGPRDKTQHKHEHWLEWASGYDAAVIKETLNDILRYVTTILPKNRAVKVTVEIVIGRIQKIVTDAINVYSPDLIVMSSLRYKPNESIVKWRSRKTIDRFCQTCPVPIVLVPVRKMKDLEDEILNELRVMKGFSKVGEKEGVQIQNPARGDKDISQESQKFQPPETASKQSSSQSLSDDERSDTESMNSSIASSGVTDSRLQRKLADFRKNAQNEIDKIERNPHLDHDQKLISKVDAITESSLRFTNRLDEMNYSTESFAELKRVFTGDGKPQTGGHRKSMLDVLGPSEKVKKIKTPSIKVEESTSPSRKSQIKFAPEVKSRDGRDRIFPPDSRPIERTLSYDLALRPESSQGTSSSSRDMDLRKVRSASGLKPTKSAGSSSSDYLKKKSKGFFSFFKVPESNSNSPASSAVSSRRSSVGSESSGIVVGTPHKKKRSRFFGFVKP is encoded by the coding sequence ATGACTGATTTCGATGAGAAAAATAGCAAGCCAAGTGATGCGGGTGGAAGCCGGAAGAACAAGTCGTCTGGTAAGTCCGAGGGGATTGAGGCGAGGGATAATTTAAAGGTCCCAAATAAGGATTCTGGTGCCTCTCTGTTTTTAAGCAGTGTTTCCTTCGACACCGTACCTTTACTTGCAGGAGTCGCGTGCGAGGAATCGCACGAGCCGTGTTGCAATGATCACTCTTTGGACTATACTGAGGACGAATTCTACGATAACGAAAGCACGGTCGATTTTGCGCATCACTATGATGGGGGTGATCGACTAGTGGTACCTTTCACACGATTCAGTGGCTCCCAGCTCAGAGGTCAATCTAACGCATCGATATCTATGATCAATTCAACTGTCGACGGTTTGGATGGGATATATGTCGGGAAAGATGGTAAAATCACAAGAACAGACTACCCAACTCGGCCCACAATCGTCAATGACGCAATAGTAATAAACAGAGCGCATAAAGATTGGCCGGCATTGtggtcaacaagaagacAACAGATTGAGCAGAGGGTCCATTCTCCCGCTGCCCATTTTGTCTTCCCCGAAATATTATTTCCCTCTGAAAAGCCGACTGCATTGTCCGCATCTGATGGCTATACGCCTCTTTCCAAGGAGGAGAAAAGAAAGGCTCTCGTCATTAGCAAGAAGGTTGGTTTTCCGAATTCCCCAAGAACCTTACTTTGTCATATTAGTGGCCGTAAGCATACTTGGACACCTTTGGACTGGCTCCTCAAGAAATTCTCACATGATGTTGACCATTTAGTGATTATTGCAAACATCCCGAAAATGTCTAATCACCGATCGCGATCAAGGTCACGATCAAGGTCCGCAGCGCCACGAAGCGAATCTGCAGATGGACCACGCGACAAAACTCAGCACAAACATGAACATTGGCTGGAGTGGGCCTCGGGCTACGATGCCGCTGTGATAAAAGAGACGCTTAACGATATCTTAAGATATGTGACTACTATATTGCCAAAAAATCGCGCAGTCAAAGTCACAGTTGAAATTGTTATTGGCAGAATTCAGAAAATAGTTACAGACGCTATCAACGTTTACAGTCCTGATCTCATCGTTATGAGCTCTCTGAGATACAAGCCAAATGAGAGCATCGTTAAATggagatcaagaaaaacgaTCGATAGGTTTTGTCAAACATGCCCTGTTCCTATTGTTCTTGTACCTGTGCGAAAGAtgaaagatcttgaagatgaaatctTGAACGAGTTACGTGTTATGAAGGGTTTTTCAAAGGTCGGTGAGAAAGAGGGCGTACAAATCCAGAATCCTGCCCGTGGCGACAAAGATATCTCACAAGAAAGTCAGAAATTTCAGCCGCCTGAGACAGCCTCTAAACAGTCCAGTTCTCAGAGTCTTTCAGATGATGAGCGAAGTGATACTGAGTCTATGAATTCTTCGATAGCAAGTAGCGGGGTAACAGACTCACGCTTGCAGAGGAAGTTAGCagacttcagaaaaaatGCTCAAAACGAGATTGACAAAATCGAGCGTAATCCACATTTAGACCACGATCAAAAGCTAATATCAAAAGTCGACGCAATCACTGAGTCGTCACTACGGTTCACAAACCGTTTGGACGAAATGAATTATAGTACAGAATCATTTGCTGAACTTAAAAGGGTTTTCACTGGAGACGGTAAGCCACAAACTGGAGGACATAGGAAATCAATGCTTGATGTTTTAGGACCATCTGAAAAGGTgaagaaaatcaaaactCCTTCAATCAAAGTCGAAGAGAGCACTTCACCATCCAGGAAATCGCAAATAAAGTTTGCTCCTGAGGTGAAATCAAGGGACGGCAGAGACCGCATCTTCCCTCCAGATTCAAGGCCCATCGAGCGAACCTTGTCCTACGACTTAGCTTTGCGGCCGGAGTCCTCTCAGGGGACAAGTAGCTCTTCGAGAGACATGGACTTGCGAAAAGTGCGAAGTGCCAGCGGCCTCAAGCCTACCAAATCTGCCGGTTCATCGAGCAGCGATTACTTAAAGAAAAAGTCGAAAGggttcttttccttcttcaaggtgCCTGAAAGCAACTCCAACAGCCCTGCTAGCAGTGCGGTTTCCAGCAGAAGGAGCAGCGTTGGTAGCGAGAGCAGTGGAATAGTGGTGGGCACCCCgcacaagaaaaaaagatcaCGCTTTTTTGGATTTGTAAAACCGTAG